ATTTAGTCAAAAAAGGAGTGATTACAGAAGGGCAACTCCTTAATGCTTTAAAACTTCAAAAATCTGAAGGGATAAGAATTGGTGCTGCTCTAATAAAATTAGGATATATTACTGAAGATCAACTTGTTTATGCATTGAGTGATATATACGGTTATCCATTAATTAGTTTATCCCAAACAGAAATTGATATAAATGCTTTTAAATTAATCCCAGAAGAGGTTATAAAAAAATATAAAATTGTTCCATTTGCTAAAACAGGCAATACTATAAAAGTAGCGATATGTGAACCCTTAAATACAGTCGTTGACTATATAAAATTTTTATTAACAGGATTTAATCTAAAAATATATCTTACAAAAGACTCTGAAATTCTAAAAGTAATAGATAAGTTTATATCAATTGGAAACAATACTCAAACAACAGAAACCGTTGCAGAGCTTGTAGAGAGCGCTCTTGTTGATGCTGTTCCTTCAGAGTATATTGAGGCAAAAGAAGATAGTGTCAAAGTAGAAGCTCCCATTATAAAACTGGCTAATAAGATAATTATAGATGCTTTAAAAATGAGAGCAAGTGATATTCACATTGAACCTTATGAAAAAGGAGTTAATGTGAGATATAGAATAGACGGGGTTCTTCACAACAGTTTAAATCTTCCGCTTCAGATAAAAAGTTCTTTAATTACAAGGTTCAAAATAATGGCTCATCTTGACATCTCAGAAAGAAGACTACCGCAGGATGGAAGAATCAAGTTAAAAATTTCTGGTAAAGAGGTTGACTTCAGAGTATCAACTCTTCCCATTATTTATGGAGAAAAAGTTGTTTTAAGAGTTCTTGAAAAAAGTTCTTTGCAACTTGATTTAACAAAATTAGGATTTGAAGAAATCTCATTGAAATTTTTTAGTGAAGCCCTTGCAAAACCATATGGAATGATACTTGTTACAGGTCCTACAGGTTCTGGGAAAACAACAACCCTTTATTCAGCTTTGATGAAACTAAACAAACCTGGTGTTAATATAATGACTGTTGAAGATCCTGTTGAATACAGCTTTCCGGGAATTAATCAGGTTCAGGTAAAGGAAGATATAGGACTTACTTTTGCTTCTGCTCTAAGAGCATTCCTCAGACAAGACCCTGATATTATAATGGTTGGAGAAATAAGAGATTTTGAAACTGCGGAAATAGCTGTAAAAGCAGCACTTACAGGACACCTTGTTCTGAGCACGCTGCATACAAATGATGCTGCAAGTACAATAACAAGGCTTATAAATATGGGAATAGAACCTTTTTTGATATCTTCTTCTTTAATTCTAATTATAGCTCAAAGACTTGTAAGAAAACTCTGTTCCCATTGCAAAAAAGAAGAAAAATACTCAAAAGAAAATCTTATAAAAATTGGCTTTCCTGAAGACTTGACAGAACAAATTAAAATTTACAGTCCTCAGGGTTGTCCTGAATGTAATAATACAGGATATTCAGGAAGAATTGCTTTATACGAAGTTATGCCTATAAAAGAGGAAATAAAAGAGCTTATCTTAACAGGTGCGCCTGCAACAGAGATAAAAAAAGAAGCAGTAAAACTTGGAATGATAACATTGAGACAGAGTGGAATTAACAAAATTATACAAGGAATTACGTCAGTGGATGAAGTCATGAAAATAACTTTTGAGGACTAATATGTCTGAAAAAATTTATACGGATTATCTTATTATTGGAAGCGGTGTTGCTGGACTTCGTGCAGCAATTGAACTTGGTATAAAGGGTAGGGTTCTTGTCGTAACAAAGGATTTACCTACAGAAAGCTCAACTGAATATGCTCAAGGCGGGGTGGCAGTTGCTTTAAGTGATGAAGATGAGATAGGTATTCATTTTGAAGATACTATCAAGGCTGGAGATGGGTTATGTAACGAAGAAGCTGTAAAAGTTCTTGTAAGTGAAGGTCCTGAAAGAATTATAGAGCTTATTAACTGGGGAGCTGAGTTTGATAAAGAAGGCTCTAAGCTTGCCTTTACCTTAGAGGCTGCCCATTCAAGAAAAAGAATTCTCCATGCTCATGGAGATTCAACAGGAAGAGAGATAGAAAGAGTTTTGATAAATAAAGTATCTACATTAAAAAATGTTAAAAAAGCTTCCTTTACAATGGCAGTTGATTTGATAGTTAAAGAAGGTAAATGTATTGGGGCATTCCTTTTAAAAGGAAAAGAGATTATAAAATGTTTTTCAAAGGCAACTATTCTGGCAACAGGCGGGGCTGGACAGATTTATTCACGAACAACCAATCCAAAAGTATGCACAGGAGATGGAATGGCAATGGCTTTTAGGATGGGTGTCTATTTAAAAGATATGGAGTTTGTTCAATTTCATCCTACAGCACTTTATGCACCTGGCATCCCGGCTTTTCTCTTAAGTGAAGCAATGCGTGGTGAAGGAGCTCGTTTGAAAAATATTCACGGAGAAGAATTTATGAAAAATTATCATCCGCTCGGAGAGCTTGCGCCGAGAGATGTTGTTTCAAGGTCTATAATATCTGAAATGGTAAAAACCAATTCAACACATGTGTATCTTGATATGACACATCTTGATGAAAATTTTTTAAAAAATAGATTTCCCACAATATATTCAACATGTTTGAGGTTCAATTTTGATATAACAAAGCAGCCGATTCCTGTTTCTCCAGCAGCCCATTTTATAATGGGAGGAGTTGAAACAGATATTAATGGGAAAACAAATATTG
The Thermodesulfovibrio yellowstonii DSM 11347 DNA segment above includes these coding regions:
- the pilB gene encoding type IV-A pilus assembly ATPase PilB codes for the protein MGIVGITSLGQYLVKKGVITEGQLLNALKLQKSEGIRIGAALIKLGYITEDQLVYALSDIYGYPLISLSQTEIDINAFKLIPEEVIKKYKIVPFAKTGNTIKVAICEPLNTVVDYIKFLLTGFNLKIYLTKDSEILKVIDKFISIGNNTQTTETVAELVESALVDAVPSEYIEAKEDSVKVEAPIIKLANKIIIDALKMRASDIHIEPYEKGVNVRYRIDGVLHNSLNLPLQIKSSLITRFKIMAHLDISERRLPQDGRIKLKISGKEVDFRVSTLPIIYGEKVVLRVLEKSSLQLDLTKLGFEEISLKFFSEALAKPYGMILVTGPTGSGKTTTLYSALMKLNKPGVNIMTVEDPVEYSFPGINQVQVKEDIGLTFASALRAFLRQDPDIIMVGEIRDFETAEIAVKAALTGHLVLSTLHTNDAASTITRLINMGIEPFLISSSLILIIAQRLVRKLCSHCKKEEKYSKENLIKIGFPEDLTEQIKIYSPQGCPECNNTGYSGRIALYEVMPIKEEIKELILTGAPATEIKKEAVKLGMITLRQSGINKIIQGITSVDEVMKITFED
- the nadB gene encoding L-aspartate oxidase, whose amino-acid sequence is MSEKIYTDYLIIGSGVAGLRAAIELGIKGRVLVVTKDLPTESSTEYAQGGVAVALSDEDEIGIHFEDTIKAGDGLCNEEAVKVLVSEGPERIIELINWGAEFDKEGSKLAFTLEAAHSRKRILHAHGDSTGREIERVLINKVSTLKNVKKASFTMAVDLIVKEGKCIGAFLLKGKEIIKCFSKATILATGGAGQIYSRTTNPKVCTGDGMAMAFRMGVYLKDMEFVQFHPTALYAPGIPAFLLSEAMRGEGARLKNIHGEEFMKNYHPLGELAPRDVVSRSIISEMVKTNSTHVYLDMTHLDENFLKNRFPTIYSTCLRFNFDITKQPIPVSPAAHFIMGGVETDINGKTNIEGLFAAGEVACTGVHGANRLASNSLLEGLVYGYRAAHGAIEYVEGSQFDNTLFHVSTLEPDKQYIEYSEINKMREELRQTMWEKAGVIRCGESLGIARTKITSIYEKVTERFFIDPLAIELKNMTTVGLLITEAALARKNSVGAHYRTDYKEKLPGWEKHLRIRKTETGFEVF